In Turicibacter sanguinis, a genomic segment contains:
- a CDS encoding DUF1189 family protein: MKKLKLMLKSGYSIDSIFELRKTPIIISLIFGIFLSMMQMTPFAFSLLKDEAYRWDEKIWMLSDDEKAMIVESLPDYKIENGALSNNEFYEIKVNSDVKILFNGDANLVTNGLVFNHDHLIFVEQGRQYDLSYGEYEGTNFGQLRQMDVASGYEGVFAPFAKSLKPLLIVPFIMGNYQTGILTFFIYTFVVAALSMLFKFGHTSFISYKEVLNIMIYSGTIPSIISLIIGLIISPAFTTIIFNFGTPLIAFVVYRKKVIPSLI; encoded by the coding sequence ATGAAAAAGTTAAAGTTAATGTTAAAATCAGGGTACTCAATAGATTCAATTTTTGAATTGAGAAAAACACCCATTATTATTAGTTTAATTTTTGGTATTTTTTTATCAATGATGCAAATGACGCCGTTCGCCTTTTCTTTATTAAAAGATGAAGCTTATAGATGGGATGAAAAGATTTGGATGTTATCTGATGATGAGAAGGCAATGATAGTCGAATCATTACCAGATTATAAAATTGAAAATGGGGCTTTAAGTAATAATGAGTTTTACGAAATCAAGGTTAATAGTGATGTTAAAATTTTATTTAACGGTGATGCGAATTTGGTGACGAATGGTTTAGTTTTTAATCATGATCACTTAATTTTTGTGGAACAAGGTAGACAGTATGATTTATCTTACGGTGAATATGAAGGAACTAATTTTGGTCAACTTCGACAAATGGATGTAGCATCTGGGTATGAAGGTGTATTTGCTCCTTTTGCAAAGTCTTTAAAACCTTTATTGATTGTTCCATTCATTATGGGAAATTATCAGACAGGAATTTTAACTTTCTTTATTTATACATTTGTTGTAGCGGCGTTATCGATGTTATTTAAGTTTGGACATACAAGTTTTATTAGTTATAAAGAAGTATTAAATATTATGATTTATTCTGGGACAATTCCTTCAATCATTTCATTAATTATAGGATTAATTATTTCTCCTGCTTTCACAACGATTATTTTTAATTTTGGAACACCACTAATTGCTTTCGTCGTTTATCGTAAGAAAGTTATTCCGAGTTTAATTTAA